Proteins encoded in a region of the Cheilinus undulatus linkage group 8, ASM1832078v1, whole genome shotgun sequence genome:
- the lingo4b gene encoding leucine-rich repeat and immunoglobulin-like domain-containing nogo receptor-interacting protein 4b yields MFVESVVRWGAWSILLQFGMGVSAGSCPSRCMCRSETKEVICSGKHLNSVPEGFSSDARRLDISHNKIKTVGRRQFSGLQQLQELDLSDNLISMIEVEAFQGLQNLRTLRIKNNRLKIIPVGVFSGLSSLRFLDLSQNEILVFLDYTFKEMVNLQTLEAEENDLVFISQRAFFGLQNLLELNIDRSNLTSVPIEALSQLQSLTRLRMLRLTISTLPNNAFRRLHRLRSLVIANWPALDTISSNSLIGLNLTSLVISSCNLSTIPYAALRHLVYLRFLDLSYNPITVIQGNLLGDLLRLQELHLAGGSLLRIEPGAFRGLAYFRMLNVTSNQLTTLEESVFHSVGNLQVLRLDGNPLACDCRLLWVVRRRLRLNFDGHQPTCSSPDAVRQREFRDFSEKELPRLFTCRPARIMDRRPQEARVEEGTTVLYSCKAEGDPAPAITWISSHKNVVSPTGRIRVLQNGTLEVRFAQVQDSGTYQCLAGNAAGNDSLTVGLYVKGLPRNRTIPFLAEEAWAEPSNPQAANSSAQMAKPYPFDAKTLIIATTMGFLSFLSSVAICFVFMFFWSQSKGQIKHTATIDFVPRSSMGGGGDGGDGGRFTMKLI; encoded by the coding sequence ATGTTCGTGGAGTCAGTCGTCAGATGGGGGGCGTGGAGCATCCTGCTCCAGTTCGGGATGGGCGTTTCTGCAGGAAGCTGTCCTTCACGCTGCATGTGCCGATCCGAGACAAAAGAAGTGATCTGTTCAGGAAAACACTTGAACTCAGTGCCAGAGGGCTTTTCTAGCGATGCAAGGCGTTTGGATATATCTCACAATAAGATCAAGACTGTCGGGCGCCGCCAGTTCTCTGGCCTCCAGCAGCTTCAAGAGTTGGATCTCAGTGATAATTTAATCTCCATGATTGAGGTAGAGGCCTTCCAAGGCCTACAGAATCTCAGGACGCTCCGGATTAAGAATAACAGGCTTAAAATCATCCCTGTTGGGGTGTTTTCCGGCCTGTCCAGTCTGCGCTTTCTGGATTTAAGTCAGAATGAGATCCTGGTCTTTCTGGACTATACCTTCAAAGAAATGGTGAATCTGCAAACGCTGGAAGCTGAGGAGAATGACCTGGTGTTCATCTCCCAGAGGGCTTTCTTTGGACTGCAGAACCTGCTAGAGCTCAACATAGACCGCAGTAACCTGACCTCCGTTCCTATTGAGGCACTGTCCCAGCTCCAGAGTCTGACACGTCTTCGCATGCTACGCCTCACCATCTCTACACTACCCAACAACGCTTTCCGACGCCTCCACAGACTGCGCAGTCTTGTGATTGCAAACTGGCCAGCATTGGACACCATTTCCAGTAACAGCCTGATTGGCCTTAATTTGACCTCCCTTGTCATCAGCAGCTGCAATCTAAGCACTATTCCTTATGCAGCACTTCGTCACCTTGTGTATCTGCGCTTCCTGGACCTATCCTACAACCCGATCACTGTTATCCAAGGGAATCTTCTAGGCGACCTCCTGAGACTTCAAGAGTTGCACCTCGCAGGGGGGAGCCTACTGCGAATAGAGCCAGGGGCCTTTAGGGGGCTGGCATACTTTCGCATGCTTAATGTGACCTCCAACCAGCTCACTACTTTGGAGGAGAGCGTCTTCCACTCAGTGGGGAACCTTCAGGTGTTGCGGTTAGATGGGAACCCCCTGGCATGCGACTGCCGGCTCCTCTGGGTCGTCCGCCGCCGATTGCGGTTGAACTTTGACGGACATCAGCCCACGTGTTCATCGCCTGATGCGGTGAGACAGCGTGAATTCAGAGACTTCTCCGAGAAGGAGCTACCGAGGTTGTTTACCTGCCGTCCTGCTCGTATCATGGATCGCAGGCCTCAGGAGGCAAGAGTCGAGGAGGGCACCACAGTTCTCTATTCCTGTAAGGCTGAAGGGGATCCAGCCCCAGCCATCACCTGGATCTCATCCCATAAAAATGTGGTTTCTCCAACGGGACGAATCAGAGTTTTGCAAAATGGAACTCTAGAAGTGCGATTTGCTCAAGTTCAGGACAGTGGCACCTACCAGTGCCTGGCAGGGAACGCAGCCGGCAATGACAGCCTGACAGTAGGACTGTATGTGAAGGGACTCCCTCGTAACAGAACCATCCCCTTCCTCGCTGAAGAGGCCTGGGCAGAGCCTTCAAATCCCCAAGCGGCCAATTCCTCAGCTCAAATGGCAAAGCCATACCCCTTTGACGCCAAGACCCTGATCATCGCCACCACCATGGGCTTCCTGTCTTTCCTCAGCTCGGTGGCCAtatgttttgtgtttatgtttttctgGAGCCAGAGCAAAGGTCAGATCAAGCATACGGCGACTATTGACTTTGTTCCTCGGTCTTCCATGGGCGGAGGAGGTGATGGAGGTGACGGTGGCCGGTTCACCATGAAACTTATTTAA